Genomic segment of Cronobacter dublinensis subsp. dublinensis LMG 23823:
CCGGGAACGCCGTGCTGGCGCAGGCGAACCAGCAGGCGGAAAGCGTGCTGTCGCTGCTTAAATAACCTCACGCTCAGGCTCGCCAGGCGTTGCAGGTTTGGCCACCGCGCGGGCGACCAGCGCCGCCAGCACCACCAGCGACAACACCACCAGCATCGCGCTGCGCAGTCCGTAATATTCCCCCAGGAAACCGAGCAGCGGCGGGCCCACCAGGAAGGCGACATAGCCCGCCGTGGCCACCACACTCACGCGCACCGGCGCATCCGGCCCGGTATCGCTCGCCGCCGAAATCGTCAGCGGGAAGCCGAGCGACGCGCCTAATCCCCACAGCAGCACAGAGACGCTGGCGATAAGCGGATTATCGACAAAGATAATCAGCCCGATGCCGAGCGCGCCCATCATGGCGCTGGCGCGCACCACGTTAACGCGGCTGTAGCGGTCGATAAACCAGCCGCCGCAGAAACGCCCAAGCGTCATGCCGAGCGTAAAGCCTGCGTAGATCAGCGAGCCGGAAGTGGGGCTGAAGCCGTGACCATCTACCATGAGGAGCGGCAGCCAGTCGTTGGCGGAGCCTTCGGCAAACGCCATCGCCAGCACAATCAGCCCGATGAGCAGCAGCTGGCTGTCTCTCCAGAACGGAATATGCCCGGCGGGGCGCTGCTGGCGTGCTTCTTTCGCCTCTTTACCAACGCCGTGCGGAATGGCACGCAGCCCGACGATAATCGGGATCACGGTGATGAGCGTGGCGATGGTGAGGTGCAGATCGGCGCGGAAATTCAACGCCGTCAGGCTAAGCCCAATGCCCGCGCCAATCAGCGTGCCGAGGCTGAAAAAACCATGCATCATCGGCAGAATGGTTTTGTTCTGTAACTGTTCAACGGTCGCGCCTTCGACATTCAGCGCCACCTCGGCGGAGCCCATGCCCGCGCCCAGCACCGCCAGACCGCAGGCGAACAGCAGCGGCGAGGCGAGCCCCAGCGCAAGCGCCATCAGCAGCATCCCGACAACCCCAAGCGTCATGCCGTTGCGGATAACCGGACGCGTGCCGAGCCGCTTCACCAGCCAGCCGGAGCACAGAATACCGCTCATCGAGCCCACCGAAAGACCGAACAGCACGATGCCCATCCCGGCGGTAGAGACTTCCAGCACGTCGCGGATAGACGGCGTGCGGGTCGCCCAGGAGGCCATCAGCAGGCCCGGCAGAAAGAAAAACAGAAACAGCGCCCACGTCCTGTGACGCAGCGCGGAAGAGTGATTCACGTCGGATGACATAGCCCATTCGCCTGGAGTGAAAAAAGAAACCTTTAAAACGTAGCAAGGTTGTGTACATTTGTACACATGCTAAAAAGGCTATTTCCCGGTTGAGAGTTCGACACCCTATGGCGACACGACAAAACGATCCGCAGCGCCGCGAGCGTATCCTGGAAGCGACGCTTGCCTGCATCGCCGAGCATGGTTTTCATCATATTACGCACCGCAAAATCGCCCAGCAGGCGGACGTGCCGCTGGGCTCCGTCACGTACTATTTCAAAACGCTGGAAACCCTGCTTGAAGAGGCGTTCACGCGTTTCGCCGAGACGATGTCCTGCCAGTATCAGGCGCTGATGTCGCAGGCGAAAAGCCGCGAAGAGGCCTGCGAGGCGGTGACGGCGCTGATTTGCGGCGCGCAGGTGACGACGCCTGAAAACATGGAATTGATGTACCAGCTTTACGCCTACGCGGGCCGCCAGCCGCAGCTGAAAATCATCATGCAGGACTGGATGCGGCGCAGCCAGCAGACGCTCGAAACCTGGTTCGACCCGGCGACCGCCCGCGCGCTCGACGCGTTTGTCGAAGGGATGACGCTGCATTACGTCATCGACCGCGAGCCGCTCAGCCGCGAGACGATCCGCGCGACGGTGGGGAGGATGGTGGGGGAGGGTTAGCGTTGATTTATCAGAGAAGGTAAATAAAGCAGTACGATGACCCATAACACCATTCCCACTATTTTTAATGGCCAGGGAGCAGGAAGCTCGAAGCAGAGAAGCGTGCCCGTAATCAGTAGCGGGCCTGTTAAGAGTTCAAATATACTGTTTAACATCCCAATTTTTTGGGAAAGGAACCGGTTCAGTATCAACGCGATGAGTCGCGCTCCTGCAAGTATGAGTGCGACTCCCACAGTTTTTTCCTGCCAGGAGGCGAGTTCAGCCAATACAATTAAGCAGGTAGTGAGAACCCAGCCACAAAAAAGAATATTAATAATTTCAATGATGGTTTTATTCATATTGCCTGGTCTTTTTGTTTGCGCTAATTAATGATTCTTTAATTGAATGGTAATGGACATCATATATAACGTGTACTGATGGTTCATATATCACTTCATGTGAAGTAAATGAAATAATTTTCATGCATTTTATTATGAAATATGATTGTTGCAAATTTTATTATGTAAATCGCTACGTTGTCTAATTCTCAATCCTTAATATTATCTGAAAAAACGTTTAGCTTGCTGGCGAGATGATGTCCTTTTGGTAATCTTCAGTTGCTAAATAAACAGATAAGAGGTGTTAAATTTATTTAATGCTTGATTATTTTATAACAGGCTGGATTAAAGCGCGTTTCTCAATAAAAGAGTACTAACTCGTGGGCAGGGTTCAGCCAATCATCTAACAGGTATGTGTTTATAGGGAGGGAGTATGGATACCGTAGAAAGCCTTAATGGGGGATATTTTTACAAAGGCCTTTTTGATTTGAGCGCACATGAATTACTCTTCTGGGTCATGATTGATGAAATCCAAAAACAGCTTGGCGTCGAGGATATCATAGGCGCTGCATTCTTGTTGTTAGGTACGAATAGTATTGAAGTGCCGGGTAAAATGTCTACCGCTACAAAAGGGACGTCTCACGCCTCTTTATTCTTCAGGCAGCACCTAAGCTATAAATTCAAAAAGCGTATTCTTCCAACATTGACCAAAAAATCTTTCTCCATGCGCGGGCTTAAAATCTTCTGGGTCAATAATTTGGGCGCTTTCGTCGGTCGTGCAGTACCTGTGCTGGGCTGGATTATACTTGCGAAAGATGTTGCCCTTATCAGTTACAATACGGTAAACCATTACAATAAACTGGTACGTAAAGAGGACAGGATCTGGTGAATACGGTATCTGATGAAGACATTCAGACTATGATCTTAAAAGAACTACCGCTAGTGACTTCTTTCACACTTAAGAAGCAAGAGCCTGATCTTGACAACCCTTTGCAGGAAATGTTTGAAGTCGAAGATATCGCAGAAATGGCTCAGACCCTTTTCAGCCATTTCGGGACAGAACACAGCTACTTCGATCTCACCACTTACTTTCCGTGGAAAACGCCAGGACTGTTTTCACGCAAGCCCGTGATACAGGATAAAGCGCCTTTGACAATCAGGATGTTTGTGGAGTCGGTGAAGGCGGGGAGGTGGTTGTATGGATAATCCGCATGATCGTGTAAAGATCATTTTTGGCCTGCCAGAAGTGGCAAGCTTTTGCTTGCGTCATGCACTTGCATGAAAACCACGCTATAAAGCGGGCAGGCGTGGTAAGGGTGCGAACGCGCGCTAATCCTTTTGATAATTGTATTGGGTGTAATATTGTAAGGAAGTCCATCTGTTACATATAGTGATTAAAGGTGACGTCATGAATGAAAAATTGAATGATTTAAAAGAAAAACTGAATAATTTACACACCGCTATCAGTTCAATAAATTTTCCGCAGCAAGATTTCATTGATGTTAATAATTATCAATACCCCTTCCTACATTCAGAAGATTTAGTATACTTCCCGAAAATGCTATCTGAAAAGATAGGTAGGATGACTAAGTTTGAACCTTCTGAAAATGATGTTGAAATTATAGATTCTATTATTTACTCTTTAGATAAAGCACAGCTTAATTTAAACCATTTGAATCACAGCAGTACTAATATATCAGGGCCTGCAATTGCATCGTATTTGGTTTCCATGCTTTATATAAGCGCGGAATTAAATGAGTTGTTTTCTTTCGAGATTTTGAACAACAAGGAGCTTCTTCCGAAAAAAATAATAAATAGGCTAGGTTTGTATCAATCTAATCTTCAGGTTATTGGGGAGAAGATGGGAGACCTCGAAGGGAAGATAGATACTATCAATGAAGCTTATGATGCTGCAGAGAGTCTACCTACAACCTTAAAATCTCTTAGGGAGACAAATGAAGAGATTAATCAATTAAATGAATCTTCAGAGAAAAATGCAAATTCAATCGGCGGAATATTAGAGCAAGCTAAGTATGAAAGCAAAGAAATAAATGAAATAAAAACTGCTGTTACACAATTGCATAATAATGTTGCGAAAGAAGCTGGCGATTATTTGAATGAACTCAAAATTAAAGCTCAAGGATATATCGATAAGTGTGAGGAGGCCTTTAGGACAACGACATCTAAAGGCTTAGCTGGAGCTTTTGAAGACAAAGCAAAAAAACTTAACGCCAGTATCAGGCTATGGGTTGCAGGCTTAATCACAGCCCTAGGGGCGGGGGCAGTTGTTGGTTACACTCGATTGCATGCCCTTGAAGCATATTTATCGAATCCTAATGCTTCAGGCATCAAACTAACCATACAGTTGATCTTATCAATGCTCAGTGTAGGTGCTCCACTTTGGTTTGCTTGGTTAGCCACTAAGCAAATTGGTCAACGATTCAGATTGGCTGAAGACTATGAATTTAAAGCCAGCGTTTCTAAGGCTTATGAGGGTTATCGTAGAGAAGCGCTGCAGTTAGATTCTGACTTCTCACAGCGTCTTTTTGGCAATGCGCTTACTCGACTTGAAGAGCCACCATTGAGATTCGTTGAAGAAACAGCGCATTCATCCCCAATAATGGAAATGTTATCATCTGATGGGTTCAGAAATTTAGTAGAAAAAGGTGGTGACAAAATGGATGTTATTCTAGGAAAAGCGGGCCTGACAAGAATTAATAAGATAAATGAAAATGTTCCCGACAAAAAAGAGATAAATGATGAAGATGAGTAGTGCTTTCGGGTAATAAAAAGGCCGCTCTCTGCGGCCTTTTTATTATAAAGTATTTTATTTAAGGTTAATAACGTCTTCTCCAATCCATGGATTAGGCTCATTTAATCTTTTTTGTTGTGGATAAAGTTCATTTCGAACAAACACTTTACTTGTTTTTCTACATCTTTTTTTATCGACATTACCAGGCATTATCCCCATCATCTGATGGCAGAATGCGGTGTGCCACCATCATGTCGTCCCGGCTAATATTCCTGATATTAAGAAATTCATTCTTCGCCGCCACCTCTGACAGCGGGATGCTCTGAATTCCATCTTTTTTGCTGTTGGTGAGTACATAAACAAGTTGCGGAAGTTGCCCGGCCCTTTGGCGCTTTTCATGGTCTGGTAGATGTTGTTTACGTCCTCCTGGTTCTGGGCAGCGTTGGCCATATACATGTTAAGCGCGCATGGCTGCCGTTGATGTAATATTGCGACGGAACAGCGTGGCGGACTCGTTGAGCAGGACGGAGGGAATGGCTGAAAGGTAGCCGGGTAGCGCGTAGATTTCCTGGTTAACATCAGGTCCAAGAAGATGGAAAATGCTTCCCGGTGTGAATGCATAGCGCTGCCGCAGTTTTGCCGCCATCCGTTCAAAAGCGGTCTGGTAACCCCTTAAATGTTACAAACATAAACCCCAAACAACAAAAAACCCATCAACCTTGAACCAAGATGGCGGGGTTGATGGGCTCCACAAAAATGGGGACATCAAAGAAAAGCAGTGGCACTAATTGAGACTGGCGCTTTTTCGAAAAGTTCGCGCCTTAGGCAAAATTTCTCGTTTTTTTATGTGCCGGGCCAGATGATGACGATAAGCGTACCGGCGAGGGTCAGCAGAACGTTGGCAATCGCATACGTGCCCGCATAGCCGAGCGCCGGGATATTGCTGCGCGCGGTGTCGCTGATGATCTCCATCGCAGGCGCACAGGTACGCGCGCCCATCATCGCGCCGAAGAGCAGCGCGCGGTTCATGCGCAGCACATACGCGCCAAACAGGAAGCAGATCACAACCGGCATAAGGCTTACAATGAGACCCGCGAAGAGCATCTGGCCGCCCACAACGCCGAGCCCGTGGCCGATGCCGCTGCCCGCGCTCAGGCCAACACCCGCCATAAACACCATCAGGCCGAACTCTTTAACCATCATCAGCGCGCCCTGCGGGATATAACCAAACGTCGGGTGGTTGGCGCGCAGGAAGCCGAGCATGATGCCCGCGAACAGCAGCCCCGCCGCGTTACCGATGCCGAAGCTGAACGAGCTGAACTGGAACGTGATCATCCCAATCATCAGGCCGACAATAAAGAAAGCGCAGAAGGCGAGGAGGTCGGTCACCTGGCTGTGAATGGAGATAAACCCGATGCGGTCGGCGATGGTTTTCACGCGTCGCGCGTCGCCGCTCACCTGCAGGACGTCGCCCTTGTTAAGCACGATATTGTCATCAATCGGCATCTCAATCTGGCTGCGGATGACGCGGTTTAAGAAGCAGCCGTGATCGGTGAGCTTCACCTGGCCGAGGCGGCGACCCACCACGTTGTGGTTTTTCACCACGATCTCTTCGGTGACGATGCGCATGTCCAGCAGGTCGCGGTCGAACACCTCTTTACCGTTACGAAAGCTCGGGTCGAGGCGCGCGTGCGCGTCCGGGTAGCCCACCAGCGCGATTTCATCGCCCATCTGCAACACCGCGTCGCCGTCCGGGTTCGCGAGAATGCCGTTGCGGCGGATACGCTCGATGTAGCAGCCGGTCTGACGATAAATGCCGAGCTCGCGCAGGTTTTTGCCATCAGCCCAGGCGACCAGCTCCGGCCCCACACGATAGGCGCGAATAACCGGCAGATAGACTTTGCGGTTGGCGTCAGTGTCGAGACCGCGCTCGCGTGCAATCTGCTGGGCGCTGGTTTGCAGGTCCTGATGCTGAAGCTTTGGCAGATAGCGCGCACCGAAAATCAGGCTGACCAGACCGATAAGATAAGTCAGCGCATAGCCGAGGCTCAGGTGATCCAGCGCCTGGGCGAGCTGCGCGCCTTCCATGCCCGCGTGACGCAGCGTGTCGCCCGCGCCCACCAGCACCGGTGTTGAGGTCATCGAGCCCGCCAGCATCCCGGCGGTCAGGCCGATATCCCAGCCGAACGCCTTGCCAAGGCCGAGCGCGATAAGCAGGGCGCTTGCCACCATCACCAGCGCGAGCATCAGGTAATTTTTGCCGTCGCGAAAGAAAATGGAAAAAAAGTTGGGCCCGGCTTCCACGCCGACGCAAAAAATAAACAGCATAAAGCCGAGGTTAAGCGCGTCGGTGTTAATCGAAAAATGCTGCTGGCCTAATAATAATGAAACCACTAAAACGCCAATGGAATTACCCAGTTGCACAGAACCCAGGCGTAATTTACCAAGACACAGGCCGAGCGCCAGCACCACAAATAATAACAGGATGTAATTCCCGTTTAACAAATCTGCGACGTTTATATTCACGGAGGCTAACTTCTTGTTTACCAGTAAGTTGTTGAAAGGGAGAGACTTCTGGGCTAGGATTTTGCTTATGTTTGCCGGAGGTGCGTTTGCCGGCGCAGTTATTTCGTCTGCATAAGCGTTTAGCCGCCGCTAGTTTAATCGTTATGTATAGTATCGGCCAGCAAGAATATTCTAATACCCGCAGTTAATTATGAGGCACGGATTGCCGCCATGCTTTATCTGACTAAACATCCGCAGTGGCGGAGAGGAGATCAGGTTGATACAGGCACTATCAGGGGGATATCTGTTGATGCGACGTCATAGCCGGGCTGCGACCGCCTGCTGTTTTATTCTGTTTCTGGCGGTGTTCATTGCGCAGAAAAGGGTGCTGTACTCGTTCACGCCGCTGACAGGTTCAATGGATTTAGGCATCTTATTTTTTATGCTGCCGGGGGCGCTGGCGGGTGTGTTCGCCCGTCGCGGACGCGAGCTTAAGCCGCTGCTCGGCGCGCTGGTGGCCGCGCCGGTGTGTCTGGTGCTCCTGCATCTGTGGGGCGGCGCGGGGCGGTCATTCTGGCAGGAGCTGGCGTGGATTTTCAGCGCGCTGTTCTGGTGTTCTTTCGGCTCGCTCTGCTGGCTGTTCCTGCTGACGCTGCTGCGTCGTCGTAATGGCATAAACCGGCTGTAACAGCCGGTTTCATCTTCTTCCTAAACGCAACGTTCCGTTAACCGCCATCCGGCGCATTACGATTATACTGATGAGTTTTGAAGCCAGCCTTTAGCGGGCTTTTTTAACACCACCAGGAATAAGGAAAACGTAATGACGCCAACGATTGAGCTGCTCTGCTCGCACCGTTCTATCCGCCACTACACCGATGAGCCCATCAGCGACGCCCAGCGCGAAGCGATTATTCACGCGGCGCAGTCGGCCTCAAGTTCCAGCTTCCTGCAATGCAGCTCGATTATTCGCATTACCGACCGCGCCATGCGCGAGCAGTTGGTGACGCTTACCGGCGGCCAGCCGCACGTCGCGAAGGCGGCCGAGTTCTGGGTGTTCTGCGCCGATTTCAACCGCCTTCTGCAAATCTGCCCTGAGGCGCAGCTGGGCCTTGCCGAACAGCTGCTGCTCGGCGTGGTGGACACCGCGATGCTCGGTCAGAACGCGCTGGTCGCGGCGGAATCGCTCGGCCTCGGCGGCGTTTACATCGGCGGCATTCGTAACAGTATTGAAGCGGTGACCGAACTGCTGGGCCTGCCGCAGCATGTGCTGCCGCTCTTTGGCCTGTGCCTCGGCTGGCCGGCGGACGATCCGCAGGTGAAGCCGCGTATGCCCGCCGGGCTGATGGTGCATGAAAACCGCTATCAGCCGGTTGACCGCGAACTGCTCGCTGAGTATGACGAACAGATAGCCGACTATTATATGCACCGCGACAGCAACGCCCGCCGCGACACCTGGAGCGACCAGATCCGCCGCACCATCATCAAAGAGAACCGTCCGTTTATTCTCGACTATCTGCATAAGCAGGGCTGGGCGACGCGCTAAGCCGTTTTACATTCCCCCGCCCGCGCGGGGGCGTGTATGATAGGCCGGTTTTCACGACGTGTTCAGAGAGGTGCAGGGTGAAAATCGCCATTTTGTCCCGGGACGGTACGCTCTATTCTTGTAAACGCCTGCGCGAAGCCGCCACGCGACGCGGCCATCAGGTGGAAATCCTCGATCCGCTTTCCTGCTATATGACCATCAACCCGACGGCGTCCTGTGTGCATTACAAGGGCCGTCAGCTGCCGCATTTCGACGCGGTTATCCCGCGTATCGGCTCCGCCATCACCTTTTACGGCACCGCCGCGCTGCGCCAGTTCGAGATGCTCGGCAGTTACCCGCTCAATGAATCGGTGGCCATCACGCGCGCGCGCGACAAGCTGCGTTCGCTGCAGCTGCTGGCGCGCCAGGGCATTGATCTGCCAGTCACCGGCATCGCCCATTCGCCGGACGACACCAGCGATCTTATCGACATGGTGGGCGGCGCGCCGCTGGTGGTGAAGCTGGTGGAGGGCACGCAGGGCATCGGTGTGGTGCTGGCGGAAACCCGCCAGGCGGCCGAAAGCGTGATTGACGCCTTTCGCGGGCTCAACGCGCACATACTGGTGCAGGAATATATTAAAGAGGCCAAAGGGCGCGATATTCGCTGTCTGGTGGTGGGCGACCGCGTCGTCGCGGCCATCGAGCGGCAGGCGAAAGAGGGTGATTTTCGCTCGAACCTGCATCGCGGCGGCGTGGCGCGCATTGCTGAGATAAGCGAACGCGAGCGGGAAATCGCCATTAAAGCCGCCGCGACGCTGGGGCTCGATGTGGCGGGCGTCGATATTCTTCGCGCCGAACGCGGCCCGCTGGTGATGGAGGTGAACGCCTCGCCGGGGCTGGAAGGCATTGAAAAAACCACGGGGCTTGATATCGCCGGCCAGATGATTGCCTGGATTGAGCGTCACGCGCGGCCCGGCTACTGCCTCAAAACCGGCGGCTGACGCGCGTCATGGTATAACGTCCGTTTTTTGCGTAAGCTATCCGATTGACATGTTTGTTTACTAAAATGAGGCTACAGGTTTATGGATTCACTCGTCGTCCCCACGCTGGACACCCTGCGCCGCTGGCTCGATAACCTCGGCGTGAGCTTTTTCGAGTGTGATACCTGCCAGGCGCTCCATCTTCCGCACATGCAGAATTTCGACGGCGTGTTCGACGCCAAGATAGATCTGGTGGATAACGTGGTGCTTTTTTCCGCGATGGCGGAAATCAAGCCCTCGGCACTGCTTACGGTCGCCTCCGATCTCTCGGCTATCAATGCCGGTTCGTTGACGTTAAAAGCGTTTCTCGACATTCAGGATGACAATCTGCCGAAGCTGGTAGTGTGCCAGACGCTGCTGACTGAGGTCGGCGTGACGGTGGAGCAGTTCGAGGCGTTTTATCGCCAGAGCGAACAGCAAACCTCGATGGTCATTATGGAAGCGCGTGCGCAGCAGCTGATTTACGCGCCTGAAGAGGACGAAAAAGGCGAACCCGTAGTGAATAACCATTTTCTTCACTGATCCCGCCTGCTTTTAGCGCAGTCGCCACCAGGGCGACTGCGTATTTCGATTTTTTATTCTGCATTGAAACTGTTGCGATAGCATAAATCACCGCTCACCGTCCCGTTTTGGCTTATCACATAGACCAAATCTGACTAAAAAATTGTTAAAAGGCGTTTTTTATTCCGGGCTATAGCCTCCGGGTCAGGCTACAGTTATCCTTGCGAGGCTGCATACAGCGTGCAACATCTGCTGGAGAGTCGCTCTCCTTTTTTCTGCGCAGAATGACCATCTATGCATGAATCTTGCATATGTTTAATTGCGTAAATTTAGTTCGCGCCCGCGCGGACTTTTACCCTTTATTCAGAAGGAAAACAGATATGTCCACCCAGAGTAAAAAATGGTTATCGGGTGTAGTTGCCGGTGCGTTGATGGCCGTATGTGCGACGACCTCAGCGGCTGAACAGAAAACGCTGCATGTGTATAACTGGTCAGATTATATCGCCCCGGACACCATTGCGAACTTCACCAAAGAGACCGGCATTAAAGTCGTCTATGACGTGTTCGATTCCAACGAGGTCCTGGAAGGCAAACTGATGGCGGGCAGCACCGGCTTCGATCTGGTGGTGCCTTCCGCAAGCTTCCTTGAGCGCCAGCTCACGGCAGGCGTTTTCCAGCCGCTCGACAAGAGCAAACTGCCGAACTGGAAAAACCTCGACCCGGAAATCCTCAAGCTGGTGGCGAAGCACGATCCGGATAACAAATACGCCATGCCGTATCTCTGGGCGACCACCGGTATCGGCTATAACGTGGACAAAGTCAAAGCCGCGCTTGGTAAAGACGCCCCGGTGAACAGCTGGGATCTGGTGCTAAAGCCGGAAAACCTCGAAAAACTGAAAAGCTGCGGCGTCTCGTTCCTGGATGCTCCTGAAGAGATCTTCGCCACCGTGCTGAACTACCTCGGCAAAGATCCGAACAGCAGCAAAGCGGACGACTACAGCGGCGCGGCGACCGACCTGCTGCTGAAGCTGCGCCCGAACATTCGCTACTTCCACTCCTCGCAGTACATTAACGATCTGGCGAACGGCGACACCTGCGTGGCCATCGGCTGGGCGGGCGATGTCTGGCAGGCGGCGAACCGCGCGAAAGAAGCGAAGAACGGCGTCAACATCTCCTACTCCATTCCGAAAGAGGGCGCGCTGGCGTTCTTTGACGTCTTCGCGATGCCGGCAGACGCCAAAAACAAAGAAGAAGCGTATGAGTTCCTCAACTACCTGATGCGCCCGGATGTTATGGCGCACATCAGCGATCACGTCTACTACGCGAGCGGTAACAAAGCATCCACGCCGCTGGTGAGCAAAGAAGTGCGTGATAACCCAGGCATCTACCCACCGGCGGACGTGATGGCCAAGCTCTTTACCCTTAAGGTGCAGGAGCCGAAGCTGGATCGCGTGAGAACCCGCGCCTGGACCAAAGTGAAAAGCGGTAAATAAGGCTGCCTTACCGTAAGCGGTCTGCATCGGGGCGGTGCAACTGCCCCACAACAGGACAGAGGACATGTGCCTCTGTTCTGCCATTTGTGCGGCGACCGGGCCGCACAGGTACTTTTGCTTTTTGCCGGAGAGCAATGTAGTGAATGACGCTATTCCCCGCCCACAGGCGAAACCCCGCAAGGCGCTGACCCCGCTGCTGGAAATCCGTAACCTGACCAAATCGTTTGACGGCCAGCACGCCGTGGACGACGTCAGCCTGACTATCTATAAAGGCGAAATTTTCGCGCTGCTCGGCGCCTCCGGGTGCGGAAAATCGACGCTGCTGCGCATGCTCGCGGGCTTTGAAACGCCGACCGCCGGGCAGATCGTGCTGGACGGCGTGGATCTCTCCCACGTGCCGCCTTACCAGCGCCCGATCAATATGATGTTCCAGTCTTACGCGCTCTTCCCGCATATGACGGTCGAGCAGAACATCGCCTTTGGCCTGAAGCAGGACAAACTGCCGAAGGCGGAGATCGCAAGCCGCGTCGAAGAGATGCTCGGGCTGGTACATATGCAGGAGTTCGCCAAACGTAAGCCGCACCAGCTGTCCGGTGGCCAGCGTCAGCGCGTGGCGCTCGCCCGCAGTCTCGCCAAACGCCCGAAACTGCTGCTGCTCGACGAGCCGATGGGCGCGCTTGATAAAAAACTGCGCGACCGTATGCAGCTCGAAGTAGTGGATATTCTTGAGCGCGTCGGCGTGACATGTGTGATGGTGACGCACGATCAGGAAGAGGCGATGACGATGGCGGGTCGAATCGCCATTATGAACCGCGGCAAGTTTGTGCAGATAGGCGAGCCGGAAGAGATCTACGAACACCCGACGACGCGCTACAGCGCCGAGTTTATCGGCTCGGTCAATGTGTTTGACGGCCTGCTGCGCGAGCGCCGCGACGACGGGTTAATCATCGACGCGCCGGGGCTGGTGCATCCGCTGAAGGTTGACCCGGACGCCTCGGTGGTAGACGGCGTGCCGGTACACGTGGCGCTGCGCCCGGAAAAAGTCATGCTCTGCGACGAACCGCCCGCCGATGGCTTTAACTTTGGCGTCGGCGAGGTCGTGCACATCGCCTATCTCGGCGACCTTTCTATCTACCATGTGCGGCTGCACAGCGGGCAGATGATCAGCGCCCAGTTGCAGAACGCGCACCGCTACCGCAAAGGCGCGCCCACCTGGGGCGATGAAGTCCGCCTGTGCTGGGATGCGGACAGCTGCGTTGTGCTGACGGTGTAAGGAGGCGAAACATGAGTTCCCTTGAACGTCAAAGCGAGCCGCCGTCCGCCGCACCCGGCGGGTTCCGGTTATGGCTCGCGCGCCTGCAAATGGCGCATGGCCGCAAGCTGGTTATCGCGCTGCCCTACGTGTGGCTGATCCTGCTGTTTATGCTGCCGTTCCTGATTGTCTTTAAAATCAGCCTGGCGGAAATGGCGCGGGCTATTCCGCCGTATACCGATCTGGTGAGCTGGGCGGACGATCAGCTGTCGGTGACGCTGAACATCGGCAACTTCCTGCAACTGACCGACGATCCGCTCTATTTCGAGGCGTATTTGCAGTCATTGCA
This window contains:
- a CDS encoding MFS transporter, whose product is MSSDVNHSSALRHRTWALFLFFFLPGLLMASWATRTPSIRDVLEVSTAGMGIVLFGLSVGSMSGILCSGWLVKRLGTRPVIRNGMTLGVVGMLLMALALGLASPLLFACGLAVLGAGMGSAEVALNVEGATVEQLQNKTILPMMHGFFSLGTLIGAGIGLSLTALNFRADLHLTIATLITVIPIIVGLRAIPHGVGKEAKEARQQRPAGHIPFWRDSQLLLIGLIVLAMAFAEGSANDWLPLLMVDGHGFSPTSGSLIYAGFTLGMTLGRFCGGWFIDRYSRVNVVRASAMMGALGIGLIIFVDNPLIASVSVLLWGLGASLGFPLTISAASDTGPDAPVRVSVVATAGYVAFLVGPPLLGFLGEYYGLRSAMLVVLSLVVLAALVARAVAKPATPGEPEREVI
- a CDS encoding TetR/AcrR family transcriptional regulator — protein: MATRQNDPQRRERILEATLACIAEHGFHHITHRKIAQQADVPLGSVTYYFKTLETLLEEAFTRFAETMSCQYQALMSQAKSREEACEAVTALICGAQVTTPENMELMYQLYAYAGRQPQLKIIMQDWMRRSQQTLETWFDPATARALDAFVEGMTLHYVIDREPLSRETIRATVGRMVGEG
- a CDS encoding STM2901 family protein, encoding MDTVESLNGGYFYKGLFDLSAHELLFWVMIDEIQKQLGVEDIIGAAFLLLGTNSIEVPGKMSTATKGTSHASLFFRQHLSYKFKKRILPTLTKKSFSMRGLKIFWVNNLGAFVGRAVPVLGWIILAKDVALISYNTVNHYNKLVRKEDRIW
- a CDS encoding DUF1493 family protein, with the protein product MNTVSDEDIQTMILKELPLVTSFTLKKQEPDLDNPLQEMFEVEDIAEMAQTLFSHFGTEHSYFDLTTYFPWKTPGLFSRKPVIQDKAPLTIRMFVESVKAGRWLYG
- a CDS encoding aspartate:alanine antiporter: MNINVADLLNGNYILLLFVVLALGLCLGKLRLGSVQLGNSIGVLVVSLLLGQQHFSINTDALNLGFMLFIFCVGVEAGPNFFSIFFRDGKNYLMLALVMVASALLIALGLGKAFGWDIGLTAGMLAGSMTSTPVLVGAGDTLRHAGMEGAQLAQALDHLSLGYALTYLIGLVSLIFGARYLPKLQHQDLQTSAQQIARERGLDTDANRKVYLPVIRAYRVGPELVAWADGKNLRELGIYRQTGCYIERIRRNGILANPDGDAVLQMGDEIALVGYPDAHARLDPSFRNGKEVFDRDLLDMRIVTEEIVVKNHNVVGRRLGQVKLTDHGCFLNRVIRSQIEMPIDDNIVLNKGDVLQVSGDARRVKTIADRIGFISIHSQVTDLLAFCAFFIVGLMIGMITFQFSSFSFGIGNAAGLLFAGIMLGFLRANHPTFGYIPQGALMMVKEFGLMVFMAGVGLSAGSGIGHGLGVVGGQMLFAGLIVSLMPVVICFLFGAYVLRMNRALLFGAMMGARTCAPAMEIISDTARSNIPALGYAGTYAIANVLLTLAGTLIVIIWPGT
- the ybjM gene encoding inner membrane protein YbjM yields the protein MRRHSRAATACCFILFLAVFIAQKRVLYSFTPLTGSMDLGILFFMLPGALAGVFARRGRELKPLLGALVAAPVCLVLLHLWGGAGRSFWQELAWIFSALFWCSFGSLCWLFLLTLLRRRNGINRL
- the nfsA gene encoding oxygen-insensitive NADPH nitroreductase, giving the protein MTPTIELLCSHRSIRHYTDEPISDAQREAIIHAAQSASSSSFLQCSSIIRITDRAMREQLVTLTGGQPHVAKAAEFWVFCADFNRLLQICPEAQLGLAEQLLLGVVDTAMLGQNALVAAESLGLGGVYIGGIRNSIEAVTELLGLPQHVLPLFGLCLGWPADDPQVKPRMPAGLMVHENRYQPVDRELLAEYDEQIADYYMHRDSNARRDTWSDQIRRTIIKENRPFILDYLHKQGWATR